DNA sequence from the Thermanaerothrix sp. genome:
ACGAGCCATTGTGCACCTCCGCAATGCGGCTGCCAAGCTGGGTATTATGCTTCATCTTAGATGAGCATATTAGCTAAAAATAGCATCTGACCATCGCTGGAGCGAGTAATGAGAGAGAGTTCTTCTCCACGGTGTTGGACAACAAAGCGGGGATCCTTGATACCTGTCTTGCCACCCATGCGCTCCAGGTCACTCTTCCAACTTTTGCCATAAGGCGGGTTGGAGAGCATGAAGTCGAAGGTACGACCGGGGAAGGCGTCGTTGGAGAGAGTCGAATACTCGGGTCCGCCCACGATGTTATCCGCCGCCTCGCCCTCGCCCTTAAGGACTTAAGGAGCAGGTCGGCCTTGCAGATGGCGTAGGTTTCGGCGTTGATCTCCTGGCCAAAAAGATGCACCGAGACCTGCTTGTTGCGTTCATTTGCCAGATCAAATAGAGCTTCTTCGGCCACTGTGAGCATTCCACCCGTACCGCAGGCGCCATCGTAGAGCAGGTAGGTTCCCGATTCGATCACGTCCGCAATGGGTTCGAAGATGAGACGGGCCATCAGACGCACAGCGTCACGGGGTGTCCAGTGCTCGCCGGCTTCCTCGTTGTTTTCCTCGTTGAAGCGGCGCACCAGCTCCTCGAAGATGGTGCCCATGGCGTGATTGTCCAGGTCAGGCAGCCGGACGGTGCCGTCGCTGTTTAGCACGGGGTAAGGACTCAAATTGATGGACGGGTCAAGGAATTTTTCGATGAGCGTGCCCAGGGCGTCGCCTTTAGTCAGACGGGGGATCTGGTTTCGGAATTAGAAGTTATCAATGATTTCCTGTACATTGGACGAAAAGCCATCGAGGTAGGCGCGAAAATCCGCCTCCAGTTGCTGGCGGCTTGAGCGCGCCCGAAGATCCCGCAAAGTGAACGGCGAGGTGTTGTAGAAAGCCTGCCCCGCCGCCTGTCGCAGGGCTAAACGCTGATCAACAATGCCAGCCTTATCGAGCTGGGCTTTCATATCCAGCACAGCCTGCTTTGTGGGCTCCAGCACCGCATCGAACCGTCGGATAACGGTCATCGGCAGAATAACGTCACGATACTTACCACGCACGTAAATGTCCCGCAACACATCATCAGCGATGCTCCAGATGAAATTGGTAATCCACGTTAGCTGGCCGTTTTCCACGTTAATCCCCCCTCGGAAATCCCTCAATTTACTGTTGAACAACAGTGGTTGCCTGCGCAAATATCAGCAATATCCCGTAAAGCCTAACAACATATTCTTGTACTCAGCAGCATCCATATGGCCTCGCAGCTTGTCGGCCATCTCCCAAAGCCTGTTCTCAAAACCCAGGCTGGCTCCGTTTTGTCGTTCCCCCATCGCCATACTGCCCCCTTTAAAATTTTAGTTCCTTCGGCGCAGCCATAAAACCACTAGCCCACATTCGGTCAAAAACATACTACCCCTAAACCACTTAATCAATTTCTACAAAACCATACATAGGCTTTAAACCCACAACAACCTCCAGGACACATCAATATCATACAAGACCATCGGTCCTCGTCTTCGCCAGGGCGGAACAACGGCCGGGACTAAAGACTAAAAAAAGGAGCAGCGTCCGCTGCCCCTTCTTCCGCCAAGAGCCCCTTGGACCTTAATTCCCGCCCCCCAGGTGCCTTCGCAGGAACTCAAGGATCTTGGGCCACGAATCCATGGCGGCCCTGGCGTTGCCCTCCGGCGAGCCCCCAAGGTCCTCGGCAAAGGCTCCTGGGATCTGAAGCCAGTTCACCGTGGTGGGCGAGTAAGGGGCGCTTATCTGGTGCCCCGCCACCTCATAATGAAGGCGCACATCCGGGAAGGGATGCCCCTTCGACCTAAGCCTTTCCATGATCATCTGCGACATCCTGCCCGCGGGCCACACCCCGTCCTGACCGCCGGACACCAGAAGCACCGGCCCGTTTATCCTCTCCACCTCTATGGCCGCGCTTTCCACCGCATCCTTATCCTGAAGCGCGTATTCATACATGGGGGCGGTGGCCCAGGGTTGTTTCTTGGCCATGGCGGCGAAGAAGCTCTCCGAAAGCTCCTGGTTGAAAACGATGGGCACGAAGGCCAGGGGCTCACCCTTTACGCTCCAAGAGGACCTGTGGTTCCGCCCCATCTCCGGGCCGGTCCCCTCGAAAACCACCGCGCTGGGCGACTTGGCCACCACCGCCTTGACCTCAGGATAGTAAGACGCCGCCACAAGGGCCAGCTCCGCACCCTTGGAGGCCCCCCAAAGGCCGATGGCGTCGCCCTTCACCCTGGGATGGGCTTTAAGCCACTCTATGGCCCGCCCCACCGTCTCAAGGGGTATCTCCACGAGGGCGGGAGGAAGCCCCTCCATGCCGAAGTAAGCAAGGGCCAAGGTGACGTAGCCGTGGGACGCGTATATGGCCGCCGCCGGCTCGTAGGTGCCCCCCTCGGAGCCGCTCAACACGATCAAGGCCGGCCGCCTACCCTCCCCGTGAGGCAGGAAAAGGGTGCCCACCACCCCGCCATCCCGGACCTCCACCCTTTGAACCCCAGGCAGCATGAGAAGCCTCTCCACCGTGCGGGATAAGGCGACCCCCTGGGCCTCCGCAGAAACCGTGATCCTCTGGGGCGCTAGGCTCTTCCCAAAGGCTCCGGCGGAATCTCCCGAAACCGGGACCATGGACCAGAAAAGCCCCGCCGGGTCCACCCCCTCGTAGCTTCCCGAGATGGGAGACTGAAGCGCGGGGTCCACCACCCCATGATGGTCGGCGTTGAACAGGGCGCTTGACTCCCACCGGACGCCGTACCCGTCCTCCTGGGCGGCAACCAGCCTTACCGGCGCGCCGGGGGCTATACCAGTCACCCTTATGCGCCAGGGTTCGCCGGAAAGGGCCGCCGGGGGCTCAACCTCAAGCCTTGCGGTACGGCCCCCCGGCTCCATAGAACCATTCCCCTGGCCTACATCCCCGCCAGAGGCTCCCCCCGCACCCCCAAAGGCCGCGCCGGGAAACACGAAGGCAAAGCCGCACAACAACAAAACCAGGAAAGCCAAATGTTCCTGCCTCATCCCTCTACCCCCCCTGCCTCTTTTAATCAATCATGGAGACGATGCCCCGTGATCAAGGCCTGCGGCGGCCAAGCCCCGATCACGGCCCGTTACCAGCCCCTAAGCCGCCTCGGCAGCACCCCTTATCGGATATCCGAATAAGCAAGACGCCTCCAATGCCCGCCATGCCTGCCGCCCTGTGGTCATCCTAAGCCAAATCAACGCTCCCCTTAGGAGCGCCCTTCCCACTTAGCCTTCAAGAGCCAACAGGCGATGAGGGTAAGAGGTATGAGGACGTCCGACACGGCGGGGAACACGTTGCCGGGGTTGAAATTTTGCGCCAGCAGCATTTCCTTTACGTGGTTGACGGCGGCGCCAAGGTAGAAGGTGGAGAAGATGACGATCACCGCCAGCCAGAAGGTCCCCCGGTACCAGAAGCACATGAAGCCCGCTATGGCGATCCCCAGGGAGACAAAACCCAGCTCCTTTTGAAAGCCGTTCGACGCCCAGCCGATTTGGGCGGCGATCTTCTCGCTCATGAAGACGTGGCCCACAAAACCCATGAGACTTGACAGGGCTACGGTGATGACAAGCTGGTACAACAACAGCGTCTCAGCCACATGGGCGGCGTCCCGCGGCTTCTTCTTCACCACCGCCGCGATGCCCACCAACAGACCCAACAAATACAAACCGATGAAAAACACCCCCACCAACCCCCTTCCGCCCAAAAATCAAAAAACCGCCCCGGCCAAAGCCACCTCCAACCAATACACAACGATAATATCATGAATTTTTCTCCAACCCATCTATACCTACGGGATCCTTGTTCCGGTTTTTAGCATCCTATAACCTCACCCTCATCCCTCAGGCGTTCGACTAAAGGAGCTTTGGCAGAAGGGGTATCAGTTCCAGGGCTATGAGGGCTATTATTATCCACTCCAGCAAGTTGGCCCTTAGGGCCTGGATCTCCCCTTCGAGCATCTCGCAGGCGTCCTTCAGCTCCCCAAGCTTGCGCTCCATGGAGTCCACCCAGGCCTGGGTCTTTAGGACCCGGAGGGCCTTGGCGTACACCTGAGAGTAATAGGCGTCCTCGGTCACCTTGACAGAGGAG
Encoded proteins:
- a CDS encoding N-6 DNA methylase, encoding MLNSDGTVRLPDLDNHAMGTIFEELVRRFNEENNEEAGEHWTPRDAVRLMARLIFEPIADVIESGTYLLYDGACGTGGMLTVAEEALFDLANERNKQVSVHLFGQEINAETYAICKADLLLKSLRARARRRITSWADPSIRLSPTTPSPVVPSTSCSPTRLMAKVGRVTWSAWVARQVSRIPALLSNTVEKNSLSLLAPAMVRCYF
- a CDS encoding acyl-CoA thioesterase/BAAT N-terminal domain-containing protein, which encodes MRQEHLAFLVLLLCGFAFVFPGAAFGGAGGASGGDVGQGNGSMEPGGRTARLEVEPPAALSGEPWRIRVTGIAPGAPVRLVAAQEDGYGVRWESSALFNADHHGVVDPALQSPISGSYEGVDPAGLFWSMVPVSGDSAGAFGKSLAPQRITVSAEAQGVALSRTVERLLMLPGVQRVEVRDGGVVGTLFLPHGEGRRPALIVLSGSEGGTYEPAAAIYASHGYVTLALAYFGMEGLPPALVEIPLETVGRAIEWLKAHPRVKGDAIGLWGASKGAELALVAASYYPEVKAVVAKSPSAVVFEGTGPEMGRNHRSSWSVKGEPLAFVPIVFNQELSESFFAAMAKKQPWATAPMYEYALQDKDAVESAAIEVERINGPVLLVSGGQDGVWPAGRMSQMIMERLRSKGHPFPDVRLHYEVAGHQISAPYSPTTVNWLQIPGAFAEDLGGSPEGNARAAMDSWPKILEFLRRHLGGGN
- a CDS encoding type I restriction-modification system subunit M N-terminal domain-containing protein, which codes for MENGQLTWITNFIWSIADDVLRDIYVRGKYRDVILPMTVIRRFDAVLEPTKQAVLDMKAQLDKAGIVDQRLALRQAAGQAFYNTSPFTLRDLRARSSRQQLEADFRAYLDGFSSNVQEIIDNF